In Arachis stenosperma cultivar V10309 chromosome 1, arast.V10309.gnm1.PFL2, whole genome shotgun sequence, one DNA window encodes the following:
- the LOC130961684 gene encoding NAD(P)H-quinone oxidoreductase subunit N, chloroplastic, producing MLGSVASLSYYGYGGPKCFSVTMSKFHDNTVGVMMGCCWRGRKHGGVGNKGKMVNFGVKCSSSNGIGIEDFIGGDLLKLDLGKWLSDVEEHKALAIYSPHEGGYEGRYLSRLRRQGYYFLDLSARGLGDPETTLTKVYPVCPPHIGKQPIARWYFPPEVDYRLQALPPKAKGLVVWIIEAKVLSKAELQFLALLPTLRPNVRVIAECGNWRKFMWKPLKEIAGLTASED from the exons ATGTTAGGCAGTGTTGCTAGCTTGAGTTATTATGGTTATGGAGGACCAAAATGTTTCAGTGTTACAATGTCCAAATTTCATGATAACACCGTTGGGGTGATGATGGGTTGTTGTTGGAGAGGAAGAAAACATGGTGGAGTTGGCAACAAGGGCAAAATGGTAAATTTTGGTGTGAAATGTAGTAGTAGTAATGGAATTGGTATAGAGGACTTCATAGGAGGGGACTTGTTGAAGCTTGATCTTGGAAAGTGGCTTTCAGATGTTGAAGAACACAAAGCACTTGCAATTTACTCTCCTCATGAAGGTGGTTATGAAGGCCGGTACTTGTCCCGGCTCCGGCGACAAGGCTACTACTTTCTTGACCTCTCGGCTCGCGGCCTTGGCGACCCTGAAACCACCCTCACCAAGGTTTACCCGGTTTGTCCG CCTCATATTGGGAAGCAACCAATAGCAAGATGGTATTTCCCACCAGAAGTTGATTACAGAttacaagcacttccaccaaaGGCCAAAGGACTAGTTGTGTGGATAATTGAAGCTAAG GTTCTCTCCAAGGCAGAATTGCAGTTCCTTGCTCTGCTCCCAACTCTTCGCCCTAATGTGAGAGTCATTGCTGAATGTGGAAACTG GAGAAAGTTTATGTGGAAGCCACTTAAAGAAATTGCTGGCTTAACAGCCTCTGAAGATTGA
- the LOC130967838 gene encoding uncharacterized protein LOC130967838, translated as MGGSRVQVNKAHKSRFSSKHSRNVHKTSVKDRIAVVKTERNVGKGARAARIQRNKMIRDQKRAAVLKEKRELSGSRSPPRVIVLFGLSASVDLDSLNDDLLSLLSKESSSGMSSGTVASSDYRTRTTLLKAPHGDLLACMEMAKVADLLAFVASINSLSEETDSYYIDSFGDQCLSVFRSLGLPSTVVFIRDLPTELKQRNELKKLCTSSLASEFPEDCKFYPADTKDELHKFLWLFKEQRLKVPHWRAQRPYLMAQKVDAASDGNSEKCTLLLTGYLRARSLSVNQLVHVTGAGDFQLSKIEVLKDPFPLNSRKNQDIMDLDEMNDVKVIGCLAPDPEKQEALIVENEPDPLAGEQTWPTEAEIAKADEDLKKKKTRKRTVPRGTSEYQAAWIVDGSDVEESDGDDEDDGMVLDQNEDGQEGKEYTEFDGDGASVRFGDSDEETDIDSVMMEADNITREKIEDELKELKEAHAADEEFPDEVDTPMDVPARKRFAKYRGLKSFRTSSWDPKESLPQDYGRIFQFDNLKRTQKHVLAKALAKEQQNMDDCIPVGSYARLHIREVPSAIASKLCALGKTTPITACGLLEHESKVSVLHFSVKKNETYDLPIKSKEELLFHVGFRQFVGRPLFSSEYINTDKNKMERFLHPGRFSVASIYAPISFPPLPSIILKRTGEDVAPAVVAVGSLKSIDPDRIILKRVILTGYPQRVSKRKASVKHMFYNPEDVKWFKPVELYTKRGLRGRIKEPVGTHGAMKCLLNGVLEQRDTICMNLFKRAYPRWPNHHYAL; from the exons ATGGGAGGGTCGCGAGTTCAAGTCAATAAGGCTCACAAGTCCCGCTTCTCCTCAAAACATTCTCGCAATGTTCATAAAACCTCTGTTAAAG ATAGAATTGCGGTTGTCAAAACTGAGCGCAATGTCGGCAAGGGAGCTCGTGCCGCAAGAATTCAGCGAAATAAAATG ATACGTGACCAGAAGAGGGCTGCCGTtttgaaagaaaagagagagctCAGTGGATCGAGAAGTCCTCCTCGAGTAATT GTTCTCTTTGGACTTTCTGCTTCTGTGGATTTAGATTCACTCAATGATGATCTGTTATCGTTACTTTCTAAAGAATCGTCTTCTGGGATGTCGTCAGGAACAGTTGCTTCTTCTGATTACCGGACTAGAACTACA CTACTCAAAGCACCTCATGGTGATCTACTGGCATGTATGGAAATGGCCAAg GTTGCTGATCTCCTGGCTTTTGTGGCCTCGATAAATTCTTTATCTGAAGAGACTGATTCTTACTACATTGATTCATTTGGAGATCAATGCCTTTCTGTATTTAGGTCTCTTGGCTTACCAAGCACTGTTGTCTTTATTCGA GATCTTCCCACTGAGCTGAAACAAAGAAATGAACTAAAGAAGTTATGCACATCTAGTCTCGCCTCTGAATTTCCCGAGGATTGTAAGTTTTATCCAGCTGATACCAAGGATGAGCTGCACAAG TTCTTGTGGCTCTTTAAAGAGCAGCGGCTCAAAGTTCCCCATTGGAGAGCTCAACGACCTTACCTCATGGCTCAAAAG GTCGATGCAGCATCTGATGGCAACTCAGAAAAATGCACTCTCCTTTTAACCGGCTACCTTCGTGCTCGTAGCCTCTCAGTGAATCAATTG GTTCATGTAACAGGTGCGGGAGATTTCCAATTGTCTAAAATAGAAGTTCTTAAGGACCCTTTTCCTTTGAATTCAAGGAAAAATCAGGACATAATGGATTTGGATGAAATGAATGACGTGAAG GTCATTGGTTGTCTGGCTCCAGATCCTGAAAAacaggaagctttaattgtcgAGAATGAACCTGATCCTCTTGCTGGGGAGCAG ACGTGGCCAACAGAGGCTGAAATTGCTAAGGCTGATGAAGATCTTAAGAAAAAGAAGACACGAAAGAGGACTGTTCCCCGAGGCACTTCTGAATATCAG gcTGCATGGATTGTTGATGGCTCTGATGTAGAGGAGTCAGATGGTGATGACGAAGATGATGGTATGGTGTTGGATCAAAACGAAGATGGTCAAGAAGGAAAAGAGTACACCGAATTTGATGGTGATGGAGCATCGGTTAGGTTTGGAGATTCTGATGAAGAAACTGACATTGATTCAGTGATGATG GAGGCAGATAATATAACAAGAGAGAAGATAGAAGATGAACTTAAGGAACTTAAAGAAGCACATGCTGCAGATGAGG AATTCCCGGATGAAGTGGATACACCAATGGATGTTCCTGCTAGGAAACGGTTTGCAAAATATCGAGGACTCAAGTCCTTTAGGACTTCTTCATGGGATCCAAAA GAATCTCTACCACAAGATTATGGCAGAATATTTCAATTTGATAACTTAAAGAGAACACAAAAACATGTTCTTGCTAAAGCTTTAGCAAAGGAGCAACAAAACATGGATGACTGTATACCAGTTGGCTCGTATGCTAGGCTGCATATCAGGGAAGTGCCCAGTGCCATTGCTTCAAAATTATGTGCACTTGGAAAGACAACCCCGATTACAGCATGTGGCCTGCTTGAGCATGAATCAAAAGTATCCGTTCTTCACTTCAG TGTGAAGAAGAACGAAACATATGATTTGCCCATCAAATCCAAGGAGGAGTTATTATTTCATGTTGGGTTTCGGCAATTTGTTGGCAG GCCACTTTTCTCTAGTGAATATATCAATACAGACAAGAACAAGATGGAGAGGTTTCTCCATCCTGGGCGCTTTTCAGTTGCTTCAATTTATGCGCCTATATCATTTCCACCTCTTCCTTCAATCATCTTAAAAAGAACTGGAGAGGATGTAGCACCTGCTGTGGTTGCCGTTGGCTCACTTAAGTCCATTGATCCCGATAGGATAATCCTTAAACGGGTTATTTTGACAGG TTACCCCCAGAGAGTATCAAAACGCAAGGCCTCCGTGAAACACATGTTCTATAATCCAGAGGACGTTAAATGGTTTAAG CCTGTAGAGCTTTATACAAAGCGTGGTCTTCGTGGACGGATCAAAGAGCCTGTTGGCACACATG GAGCAATGAAGTGCCTACTGAATGGGGTTCTTGAACAGCGTGATACTATTTGCATGAATCTATTCAAACGTGCATATCCAAGGTGGCCCAACCATCACTATGCTCTATGA